The following coding sequences lie in one Flavobacteriales bacterium genomic window:
- a CDS encoding acyl-CoA desaturase: protein MSTPFVKFNVSDRPEFIKELRKRVNQHFKDNNISKHANLNMKFKTAFMISLYFTPLVLMLTGVISSFWWVMLMWLIMGFGMSGIGLSIMHDANHGSYSKNKHVNGVLGFLLNFLGAYHVNWKIQHNVLHHTFTNVEGLDDDIDVPVLRLSPKQKSSKWFMFQAYYASFLYGMMTINWLLFKDFGKLYQYKKQNLLAGQGLTYTKAMTLLIINKAWYLGLTLVLPLILVDLPWWQILIGFVLMQFVCGLILSYIFQPAHVIEETSFYEPDTSGNVENNWAIHQLQTTANFADKSVLFSWFVGGLNYQIEHHLFPNICHVHYKKLSKIVKATALEFNLPYYQHKTFFGAVRSHFALLNQLGTGSYDLKNS from the coding sequence ATGAGTACTCCCTTTGTAAAGTTTAACGTTTCTGATAGACCTGAATTCATTAAAGAATTGAGAAAGAGAGTTAACCAACATTTTAAAGACAACAACATTTCTAAACATGCCAACCTAAACATGAAGTTTAAAACAGCTTTTATGATTAGCCTATACTTTACCCCACTGGTTTTAATGTTAACAGGTGTTATAAGCTCTTTTTGGTGGGTAATGTTAATGTGGTTAATTATGGGATTTGGTATGTCGGGTATTGGATTATCTATTATGCACGATGCCAATCATGGCTCTTATTCAAAGAATAAACATGTAAATGGAGTGCTTGGCTTTTTACTTAATTTTTTGGGTGCCTATCACGTAAATTGGAAGATACAACACAATGTTTTGCATCATACATTTACGAATGTAGAGGGTTTAGATGATGATATAGATGTGCCTGTTTTAAGATTATCGCCAAAACAAAAAAGCAGCAAATGGTTTATGTTTCAAGCTTATTATGCTTCTTTCCTGTATGGAATGATGACAATAAACTGGTTATTATTTAAAGATTTCGGAAAACTTTATCAGTACAAAAAACAAAACTTGCTGGCTGGTCAAGGATTAACTTATACCAAAGCCATGACCTTGCTAATTATAAATAAAGCTTGGTATTTAGGATTAACATTAGTTTTACCTCTAATTTTAGTTGATTTACCTTGGTGGCAAATTTTAATTGGATTTGTATTAATGCAATTTGTTTGCGGATTGATATTATCATACATTTTTCAACCTGCCCACGTAATTGAAGAAACTAGTTTCTACGAACCAGATACAAGTGGAAATGTAGAGAACAATTGGGCAATCCACCAACTACAAACTACAGCCAATTTTGCAGATAAAAGCGTTTTATTTTCTTGGTTTGTTGGCGGATTAAACTATCAAATTGAACATCATTTATTCCCAAATATTTGTCATGTTCATTATAAAAAATTATCGAAAATAGTAAAAGCAACCGCTTTAGAATTTAACTTACCTTACTACCAACATAAAACTTTTTTTGGAGCAGTAAGAAGTCATTTTGCATTGTTAAATCAGTTGGGAACTGGTTCTTACGACCTAAAAAACAGTTAA
- a CDS encoding DUF3817 domain-containing protein → MDKNSTIVKIYRINAFLEGVSFLVLLGIAMPLKYLYNKPEMVKIVGMAHGLLFVAYILLVVVVRDQLKWNMKNTLLALAASVFPFGTFYADRKLFKNN, encoded by the coding sequence ATGGATAAGAATTCGACCATCGTTAAAATTTATCGAATAAATGCTTTTTTAGAAGGTGTATCTTTTTTAGTTCTTCTTGGAATTGCTATGCCTTTAAAATATCTGTACAACAAACCCGAAATGGTTAAAATTGTTGGGATGGCTCATGGTTTATTGTTTGTTGCATACATTTTATTGGTAGTTGTTGTAAGAGATCAATTAAAATGGAACATGAAAAACACTCTTTTAGCTTTAGCTGCATCAGTGTTTCCGTTTGGTACTTTTTATGCCGATAGAAAACTGTTTAAAAACAACTAA
- a CDS encoding PqqD family protein: MKLKKDIAISDSGFLFNPSSGDSYSLNPIGVEILKLIQDKLSDDEIVEKLLNDFAIDKDTVEKDLYDFKMMLTSYKLIN, encoded by the coding sequence ATGAAATTAAAAAAAGACATTGCCATTAGCGACTCTGGGTTCTTATTCAACCCGTCGTCTGGCGACAGTTATTCGCTTAACCCAATTGGTGTTGAAATTTTAAAACTTATACAAGACAAATTGTCGGACGACGAAATCGTAGAAAAATTGTTAAACGATTTTGCTATCGACAAAGATACTGTAGAAAAAGACTTGTATGATTTTAAAATGATGCTAACCAGTTACAAACTAATTAACTAA
- a CDS encoding DUF2179 domain-containing protein has product MLLNISPQEFDYFSWVILPIIIFFSRLTDVSLGTLRHVFISKGYRKIVPFLGFIEVLIWIIVVAQVMQNLSNWVCYVAYAGGFAAGTYVGLLIEEKLALGLQVIRVITNQNCEELIADLKSNNHGVTVVDAQGAVGPVKMLFTIIKRKNVPMVVDRISTFLPNAFFTIEDIKNTNQGVFTKTPRFNMLFRKSK; this is encoded by the coding sequence ATGTTACTTAACATTTCTCCACAAGAGTTTGATTATTTTAGTTGGGTAATTCTCCCCATTATTATTTTCTTTTCACGGTTAACCGATGTTAGTTTAGGTACTTTACGTCATGTATTTATCTCAAAAGGTTATCGTAAAATTGTTCCCTTTCTTGGTTTTATTGAAGTGTTGATATGGATTATTGTAGTAGCCCAAGTGATGCAAAACTTATCGAATTGGGTTTGTTATGTAGCTTATGCAGGAGGTTTTGCAGCAGGTACGTATGTTGGATTGTTGATTGAAGAGAAATTAGCACTAGGGTTACAAGTTATTCGTGTTATTACCAATCAAAACTGCGAAGAATTGATTGCAGATTTAAAAAGCAATAATCATGGTGTAACCGTTGTGGATGCACAAGGAGCTGTTGGACCTGTTAAAATGTTGTTTACCATTATTAAACGTAAAAATGTGCCTATGGTGGTGGACAGAATTTCTACTTTTTTACCCAATGCTTTTTTTACGATAGAAGATATTAAAAATACCAATCAAGGAGTATTTACTAAAACTCCACGATTTAATATGCTGTTTCGGAAATCGAAATAA
- a CDS encoding CDP-alcohol phosphatidyltransferase family protein, with translation MANESKAQLIIYNIINPLINLLIKLKITPNIITSIGFGLNILAAIIFILGAENAQRNELAYVGWGGFTILIAGLFDMIDGRLARLGNMSSKFGAFYDSVIDRYSELVMFLGICYYLIAHHFFLSSLFGFIALIGSMMVSYTRARAEGIGIECSVGTMQRPARVVTIGAGAMFCGIVHFFIGDVCFKLSGTPIVLFETISIFTVPLTVVAVFSNITAIKRLNHVKHELNKLND, from the coding sequence ATGGCAAACGAAAGCAAAGCTCAACTCATTATTTACAACATCATTAACCCTTTGATAAACCTTTTAATTAAACTAAAAATTACTCCAAACATTATTACTTCAATTGGTTTTGGTTTAAATATTTTAGCAGCCATTATTTTTATTTTAGGTGCAGAAAATGCACAACGAAACGAATTAGCCTATGTAGGTTGGGGAGGTTTTACCATATTAATTGCGGGGTTGTTTGATATGATTGATGGTCGTTTAGCACGTTTAGGGAACATGTCGTCGAAGTTTGGCGCGTTTTATGATTCAGTGATTGACCGATACAGTGAATTGGTAATGTTTTTAGGTATTTGTTATTACTTAATTGCTCACCACTTTTTTTTAAGTTCCTTGTTTGGTTTTATTGCGTTAATAGGCTCTATGATGGTGAGTTATACCAGAGCCAGAGCTGAAGGAATTGGAATTGAATGTAGTGTTGGGACTATGCAACGACCTGCAAGAGTAGTAACCATTGGTGCTGGTGCCATGTTTTGCGGAATTGTGCACTTTTTTATTGGGGATGTGTGTTTTAAACTAAGTGGCACTCCAATCGTTTTGTTTGAAACCATTTCTATTTTTACCGTTCCTTTAACTGTTGTTGCTGTGTTTTCAAACATTACAGCTATAAAACGATTAAATCATGTTAAACATGAATTAAATAAACTGAATGATTAA
- a CDS encoding efflux RND transporter periplasmic adaptor subunit — protein MSIKLNILFSTTLILFITSCKESNQTQTKPVRQDITESVYSSVTIQPDSLYSVYSLATGILEKALVEEGDTVVIGQNIFQITNNNPKLSSENARLSMEIAKSNYSGQHAILEDLKNELKLAELRFKNDSLNFQRQENLWKQKIGSQAEYDGKKLVFETSQQNLKTLKNKYLRTENELKQQVQQATNNYESTLFLSKDYTIQSKINGRVYSIFKNAGELVLAQQPIAMIGSTTKFIAELLVDEVDIVRIALNQSVLITLEAYKNQVFEAKITKIYPQKNERSQTFKVEAEFVENPKALYPGLSGEANILISTKKNALVLPKVYLNKDKTIETTNGKKAVTTGLESLDQIEILSGIDENTLIYLPEE, from the coding sequence ATGTCTATTAAACTAAACATTCTATTTTCTACAACCTTAATTCTGTTTATTACAAGTTGCAAAGAAAGTAATCAAACTCAGACAAAACCAGTTCGTCAAGACATAACAGAATCTGTTTATTCATCGGTAACCATTCAGCCCGATAGTTTATATTCGGTTTATTCGCTTGCCACAGGTATTCTAGAAAAAGCATTAGTTGAAGAAGGCGATACGGTAGTAATTGGTCAAAACATTTTTCAAATTACCAACAACAATCCAAAGCTGAGTTCCGAAAATGCTCGATTGTCGATGGAAATTGCTAAAAGCAATTACAGTGGTCAACACGCTATTTTAGAAGATTTAAAAAACGAACTAAAATTAGCAGAACTAAGGTTTAAAAATGACTCGTTAAATTTTCAGCGTCAAGAAAATTTATGGAAACAGAAAATTGGTTCACAAGCCGAATACGATGGTAAAAAACTTGTTTTTGAAACCTCGCAACAAAACCTAAAAACATTAAAAAACAAGTATTTAAGAACCGAAAACGAGTTAAAACAACAAGTTCAACAAGCTACCAACAATTACGAGTCAACATTGTTCCTATCAAAAGACTATACCATTCAAAGTAAAATAAACGGGCGAGTTTACAGTATTTTTAAAAATGCAGGAGAACTTGTATTAGCCCAACAACCTATTGCCATGATTGGTAGCACCACTAAATTTATTGCCGAATTATTGGTTGATGAAGTTGATATTGTTAGAATAGCACTAAACCAATCGGTTTTAATAACCTTAGAAGCGTATAAAAATCAAGTGTTTGAAGCAAAAATCACTAAAATTTATCCTCAAAAGAATGAACGTTCGCAAACCTTTAAAGTTGAAGCCGAGTTTGTAGAGAATCCAAAAGCTTTATACCCAGGATTATCGGGCGAAGCAAACATCTTAATTTCAACCAAGAAAAATGCACTAGTGTTACCAAAAGTTTATTTAAACAAGGATAAAACCATTGAAACCACCAATGGAAAAAAAGCCGTTACTACTGGATTAGAAAGTTTAGACCAAATTGAAATTTTATCTGGTATCGATGAAAACACCCTAATTTACCTACCTGAAGAATAA
- a CDS encoding helix-turn-helix transcriptional regulator — MPNTKTYYLKNMLGKSCIRLIELNFSLIKPVSIQHVKIGEVCLSYNENEISEKKIIDQFKSLGFELLQNADCILVEKIKQAAVELIFYSYNSNSLIRNSDYISQKLQLPYDKLSKIFKKQTKTTLEKYIILLKIEKAKEMLSHGEFSVSEISFMLGYSSVHYLSNQFKKTTGITISKFKENPNKYRVSLENLLI, encoded by the coding sequence ATGCCCAATACAAAAACATACTACCTAAAAAACATGTTGGGCAAAAGTTGTATAAGGTTAATAGAGCTTAATTTTTCGTTGATAAAACCAGTTTCAATACAGCACGTTAAAATTGGAGAAGTGTGTTTATCGTACAACGAAAACGAAATTTCAGAGAAAAAAATAATTGATCAATTCAAATCGCTTGGTTTTGAGTTGTTGCAAAATGCCGACTGTATTTTAGTAGAAAAAATTAAACAAGCGGCTGTAGAACTTATTTTTTACAGCTACAACTCCAACTCCTTAATTCGTAATTCCGATTATATTAGTCAAAAGCTGCAATTGCCCTACGATAAACTGAGTAAAATATTTAAAAAACAAACCAAAACCACCTTAGAAAAATACATCATCTTATTAAAAATTGAAAAAGCCAAAGAAATGCTATCTCACGGCGAATTTAGTGTTAGTGAAATATCGTTTATGTTGGGTTATAGCAGCGTACATTATTTAAGTAATCAATTTAAAAAAACTACAGGTATTACCATATCAAAATTTAAAGAAAACCCTAATAAATATAGAGTTTCATTAGAAAATTTATTAATCTAA
- a CDS encoding SulP family inorganic anion transporter → MKKYFNLFDLSQKVNYRTEVLSGLTVALALIPEAVAFAFIAGLSPLTGLYAAFVMGLITSIFGGRPGMISGATGAVAVVLVTLAKTYGVEYVFGAVVLAGVLQVSAGLLKLGKLMRLVPHPVIFGFVNGLAIIIFMSQLDQFKDGSGNWLTGSALYILLGLVLVTMLIIWGLPKLTKIIPASLTAILVVFGAVTLLGIDTKTVGDMASIKGGFPPFHLPSIPLNLETLTIIFPYAAIIAGVGLIESLLTLNIIDEITETRGRGNKEAVAQGAANILSGVFSGMGGCAMIGQSLINISSGARARLSGIVASVMLLVFIMFGSGLIEKLPMAALTGLMIMVSIGTFEWASLRTFTKMPKSDIFVMVLVTLVTAVLHNLALAVLIGVVIAALVFAWDNAKRIRARKHTDENGVKHYEIYGPLFFGSVTAFNEKFDVLNDPKEVIIDFAESRVVDMSAIEALNKLTERYHKVGKKIHIKHLSKDCIDLLKNAEQIIDVNVMEDPTYKVVLD, encoded by the coding sequence ATGAAAAAATATTTTAATCTGTTTGATTTATCACAAAAAGTAAATTATCGTACCGAAGTTTTATCTGGGTTAACCGTTGCACTTGCTTTGATTCCTGAAGCTGTAGCTTTTGCATTTATTGCAGGGTTATCACCTTTAACAGGCTTGTATGCTGCTTTTGTTATGGGGTTAATAACTTCTATTTTTGGAGGTCGACCAGGTATGATATCTGGGGCAACTGGTGCGGTAGCAGTTGTTTTAGTTACCCTTGCAAAAACTTATGGTGTAGAATATGTTTTTGGGGCAGTAGTTTTAGCTGGTGTTTTACAAGTTTCGGCTGGATTGTTAAAGTTGGGTAAGTTAATGCGATTGGTTCCTCATCCTGTAATTTTTGGTTTTGTTAATGGTTTAGCCATAATCATTTTTATGTCGCAATTAGATCAATTTAAAGATGGATCAGGGAATTGGTTAACAGGTTCGGCTTTATATATTTTATTAGGCTTGGTTTTGGTAACGATGTTAATTATTTGGGGTTTACCTAAATTGACTAAAATTATACCCGCATCTTTAACAGCCATATTAGTAGTTTTTGGCGCTGTAACTTTGTTAGGTATTGATACTAAAACTGTTGGCGATATGGCATCAATAAAAGGTGGTTTCCCTCCTTTTCACTTGCCTTCAATTCCCTTAAATTTAGAAACTTTAACCATTATTTTTCCTTATGCAGCCATTATTGCAGGGGTAGGTTTAATTGAGAGTTTATTAACCTTAAATATTATTGATGAGATAACTGAAACAAGAGGTAGAGGTAATAAAGAGGCAGTTGCACAAGGTGCTGCAAATATATTATCTGGAGTTTTTTCAGGAATGGGTGGTTGTGCCATGATTGGTCAAAGTTTAATCAATATTTCATCTGGAGCTAGAGCTCGATTATCAGGAATTGTAGCATCTGTAATGTTGTTGGTTTTTATCATGTTTGGTTCTGGTTTAATAGAGAAATTACCTATGGCAGCCTTAACTGGGTTAATGATTATGGTATCGATAGGAACTTTTGAGTGGGCTAGTTTAAGAACATTTACGAAGATGCCTAAGTCTGATATTTTTGTAATGGTTTTGGTAACCTTGGTTACAGCGGTATTACATAATTTAGCTTTAGCTGTATTAATAGGGGTTGTTATTGCTGCATTAGTTTTTGCCTGGGACAATGCAAAACGAATTAGAGCAAGAAAACATACCGATGAAAATGGGGTGAAACATTATGAAATTTATGGACCCTTATTTTTTGGATCGGTAACAGCATTTAACGAAAAGTTTGATGTACTAAACGACCCCAAAGAAGTGATAATTGATTTTGCCGAAAGTAGAGTAGTGGATATGTCGGCTATTGAAGCATTGAATAAATTAACTGAACGCTACCATAAGGTTGGTAAAAAAATTCACATCAAACACTTAAGTAAGGATTGTATTGATTTACTTAAAAATGCAGAACAAATTATCGATGTAAATGTAATGGAAGACCCTACCTATAAAGTAGTGTTGGATTAA
- the ychF gene encoding redox-regulated ATPase YchF, whose translation MALKCGIVGLPNVGKSTLFNCLSNAKAQSANFPFCTIEPNVGVITVPDERLEKLESLVKPERVLPTTIEIVDIAGLVKGASKGEGLGNKFLANIRETDAIIHVLRCFDDDNVVHVDGSVNPIRDKEIIDIELQLKDFETVEKKYDTIKRKVQTGDKSVAKEGELYQRVLKTLEQGKSVRTLEFSEDEKEFIRPLQLITAKPVLYLCNVDENSVKTGNAHVEAVKNGVKDEGAEVLVIGAQIEADIAELETYEERQEFLQDLGLEEAGVNKLIRAAYKLLNLQTYFTAGVKEVRAWTIKKGMTAPQAAGVIHTDFEKGFIRAEVIKYNDFITFGSESAVKDAGKLGVEGKEYVVEDGDVMHFRFNV comes from the coding sequence ATGGCTTTAAAATGTGGTATAGTGGGTTTGCCAAATGTTGGAAAATCTACGTTGTTTAACTGTTTGTCGAATGCTAAAGCACAATCGGCAAATTTTCCGTTTTGTACTATTGAACCCAATGTTGGTGTAATTACTGTGCCTGATGAGCGTTTAGAAAAATTAGAAAGTTTAGTTAAACCAGAAAGAGTTTTGCCAACTACCATTGAAATAGTTGATATTGCTGGTTTAGTTAAAGGAGCGAGTAAAGGGGAAGGTTTAGGGAATAAATTTTTAGCTAACATTAGAGAAACTGATGCGATTATACATGTGTTGAGATGTTTTGATGATGATAATGTGGTGCATGTTGATGGTTCAGTAAACCCAATAAGAGATAAAGAAATTATTGATATTGAATTGCAATTAAAAGATTTTGAAACGGTAGAAAAGAAATACGATACCATTAAACGTAAGGTTCAAACTGGTGATAAAAGTGTAGCTAAAGAAGGTGAATTGTATCAACGTGTATTAAAAACCTTGGAGCAAGGTAAATCTGTTCGTACGTTGGAATTTTCTGAAGATGAAAAAGAATTTATTCGTCCTCTTCAATTGATTACTGCAAAGCCAGTGCTTTATTTATGTAATGTAGACGAAAATTCTGTAAAAACAGGAAATGCACACGTTGAAGCTGTAAAAAACGGTGTAAAAGACGAAGGTGCAGAAGTATTGGTAATTGGAGCTCAAATAGAAGCAGATATTGCTGAATTAGAAACTTACGAAGAGCGTCAAGAATTTTTACAAGATTTAGGATTAGAAGAAGCAGGTGTTAATAAATTGATTCGTGCTGCATACAAATTATTAAACTTACAAACGTATTTTACCGCAGGAGTAAAAGAAGTTAGAGCTTGGACCATAAAAAAAGGCATGACTGCTCCACAAGCTGCTGGAGTAATCCATACCGATTTTGAAAAAGGTTTTATTCGTGCAGAAGTTATCAAATACAACGATTTTATTACGTTTGGCTCTGAATCGGCGGTTAAAGATGCTGGTAAATTGGGTGTTGAAGGTAAAGAGTATGTGGTTGAGGATGGAGATGTAATGCATTTTAGATTTAACGTTTAA
- a CDS encoding ABC transporter permease, translating into MMNWFIVILNISKTHLLSKIKQTAIAALGVTFGIGAFIILMSFMTGLNGLLDGLILDRTPHVHVYNEIKQTNNQPVKLFDELSNNMNVVSSVKPKQTQLKIHNALPIINHLNHDPKVKIALPQVKTQVFYVAGAIELNGIVTGINPKDESAYFNFHNYIVSGSAEDLENNSNAILIGIGAAKKMSLKMGDRVQLATAKGDIIPLKIVGFFQSGLADIDNVQSYVNLKTAQRILGENESYITDINLKLHNIEDAVPMAKMLSKQYNLTAIDINTANAQFETGTSIRNLITYAVSFTLLIVAGFGIYNILNMMIYEKMNDIAILKATGFSGFDVKLIFISQAVIIGFIGGILGLILGFVVSTIISHLPFETEALPTIKTFPVNFNYVYYVVGMVFAMISTFLAGYLPAQKAQRIDPVEIIRGQ; encoded by the coding sequence ATAATGAATTGGTTTATTGTTATATTAAACATTTCAAAAACCCATTTGTTATCAAAAATAAAACAAACGGCTATAGCTGCTTTGGGCGTAACTTTTGGTATTGGTGCTTTTATTATTTTAATGAGTTTTATGACGGGCTTAAATGGCTTGTTAGATGGTTTAATTTTAGACCGTACACCGCACGTACACGTTTACAATGAAATTAAACAAACCAACAACCAACCTGTAAAATTGTTTGATGAATTATCGAACAACATGAATGTAGTGAGTTCGGTTAAACCAAAACAAACTCAATTAAAAATACACAATGCCCTACCAATCATCAATCACTTGAATCACGACCCCAAAGTAAAAATAGCTTTACCACAAGTTAAAACACAAGTTTTTTATGTTGCTGGAGCTATAGAATTAAATGGAATTGTAACTGGGATAAACCCAAAAGATGAATCAGCTTATTTTAATTTTCATAATTATATTGTTTCTGGTAGTGCCGAAGATTTAGAAAACAACTCTAACGCAATTTTAATTGGAATTGGTGCTGCAAAAAAAATGTCTTTAAAAATGGGCGACCGTGTTCAACTTGCAACTGCTAAAGGAGACATTATCCCTTTAAAAATTGTTGGATTTTTTCAAAGTGGTTTAGCTGATATCGACAATGTACAGAGCTATGTTAATTTAAAAACTGCTCAACGTATTTTAGGTGAAAACGAAAGCTACATTACCGATATTAATTTAAAACTACATAACATTGAAGATGCTGTACCAATGGCTAAAATGCTGAGCAAACAATATAATTTAACAGCCATTGACATTAACACTGCCAACGCACAATTTGAGACCGGAACATCAATTCGAAACTTAATAACTTATGCTGTTTCTTTTACACTTTTAATAGTAGCTGGTTTTGGAATATATAATATCTTAAACATGATGATTTACGAGAAAATGAACGATATTGCCATTTTAAAAGCAACTGGTTTTTCAGGTTTTGATGTAAAACTAATCTTTATCAGTCAGGCAGTAATTATTGGTTTTATAGGAGGTATTTTAGGATTAATATTGGGTTTTGTGGTGTCAACCATTATCAGTCATTTACCATTTGAAACAGAAGCACTACCAACCATAAAAACATTTCCTGTAAACTTTAATTACGTGTATTATGTGGTAGGAATGGTATTTGCCATGATTTCTACCTTTTTAGCAGGTTATTTACCTGCACAAAAAGCACAACGAATTGACCCCGTTGAAATAATAAGAGGACAATGA
- a CDS encoding ABC transporter ATP-binding protein has product MTTVLEAKNINKFFKGAVDFHALKDVSFDIKQGEFTSIMGKSGCGKSTLLYILSTMDTDYQGELFINNELITGKTANELAFIRNKHIGFVFQFHYLLPEFTILENVMLPAKKLAEKSLQEIEHDAMEKLNLLHIGDQALKLASKISGGQKQRVAIARALINNPTIIMGDEPTGNLDSHNADNVFNIFRQLSHEQNLSLLVVTHDKEFADKTDRIIEMGDGSIIG; this is encoded by the coding sequence ATGACAACAGTTTTAGAAGCAAAAAATATCAATAAATTTTTTAAAGGTGCTGTAGATTTCCATGCACTTAAAGATGTGTCTTTTGATATTAAGCAAGGTGAATTTACTTCTATTATGGGTAAATCTGGCTGTGGAAAATCTACGCTTTTATATATCCTTTCTACCATGGATACAGACTATCAAGGCGAATTGTTTATCAACAACGAACTTATAACTGGAAAAACTGCTAATGAGTTGGCTTTTATCAGAAATAAACACATCGGTTTTGTTTTCCAATTTCATTACTTGTTACCAGAATTTACCATTTTAGAAAATGTGATGTTGCCAGCAAAAAAATTAGCCGAAAAATCGCTTCAAGAAATTGAACACGATGCAATGGAAAAACTAAACCTATTACACATTGGAGATCAAGCCTTAAAATTGGCCTCAAAAATTTCAGGTGGGCAAAAACAACGGGTTGCTATTGCTCGAGCTTTAATAAACAACCCTACCATTATAATGGGAGATGAACCAACGGGTAATTTAGATAGTCACAATGCCGATAATGTTTTTAATATTTTCAGACAATTAAGCCATGAACAAAATTTATCCCTGCTAGTTGTAACTCACGATAAAGAATTTGCGGATAAAACCGATCGAATTATTGAAATGGGTGATGGTAGTATAATTGGTTGA
- a CDS encoding DUF4833 domain-containing protein, translating into MIKFLTITTITLTLLFGFTNSPTIKSIASKVVGEDSVFIGYPVPTDENMLFYVQKSFNQNTVVYTLNIDEDGTINHSNPVNVFWRRYQEDGRKRDLTQIEKTFGYGVKSKALKDRPNTYIFSIAAIKDMQFIVTQINNKPQTITTINGKTAFIDRVYIKAEHIKLLPKVFYVEVFGTDVKTKKPLYHRIIP; encoded by the coding sequence ATGATTAAATTTTTAACCATAACCACCATTACCTTAACATTACTGTTTGGATTTACCAATAGTCCAACAATAAAATCAATTGCTTCAAAAGTAGTGGGCGAAGACTCTGTGTTTATAGGCTACCCCGTACCTACCGATGAAAACATGTTGTTTTATGTACAAAAAAGTTTCAACCAAAATACGGTAGTTTATACGTTGAACATTGATGAAGATGGCACCATTAACCACTCCAACCCAGTAAATGTTTTTTGGAGAAGATACCAAGAAGACGGTCGAAAACGAGATTTGACTCAAATTGAAAAAACATTTGGCTATGGCGTAAAATCGAAAGCATTAAAAGACCGACCAAATACTTATATTTTTTCTATTGCCGCTATTAAAGACATGCAATTTATTGTAACACAAATAAACAATAAGCCACAAACCATTACTACAATAAACGGAAAAACAGCTTTTATAGACCGTGTTTACATTAAAGCCGAACACATTAAATTGTTGCCCAAAGTGTTTTATGTAGAAGTTTTTGGTACCGATGTTAAAACCAAAAAGCCGCTTTACCATAGAATAATACCATAA